One segment of Rosa chinensis cultivar Old Blush chromosome 6, RchiOBHm-V2, whole genome shotgun sequence DNA contains the following:
- the LOC112171958 gene encoding B-box zinc finger protein 20: MKIRCDVCDKAEATVFCSADEAALCDVCDRRVHHANKLASKHKRFFLLQPTCKDSPHCDICQERRGFFFCQEDRAILCRECDHSIHNANEHTKKHNRFLLAGVKLSADSTLYPTSSSSCSTFSDDIVIINSSDHARVASKSSTKRPRTRCNEQKLSSSSYKVEENCSINDNGSVISTNSISEYLMGDQITEWRVEDLLDVSFEFDCFCEVGSAPYM; the protein is encoded by the exons ATGAAGATCCGGTGCGATGTGTGTGACAAAGCTGAGGCCACTGTGTTCTGCTCAGCAGATGAAGCAGCTCTCTGCGATGTCTGTGATCGCCGTGTTCACCATGCAAATAAGCTTGCAAGCAAACACAAGCgcttttttcttctccaaccaacTTGCAAAGATTCCCCTCATTGTGATATCTGTCAG GAAAGGCGCGGATTCTTCTTCTGTCAAGAAGACAGAGCAATTCTTTGCAGGGAATGTGACCATTCAATCCACAACGCCAATGAACACACTAAGAAACACAACAGGTTTCTTCTCGCTGGTGTAAAGCTCTCTGCTGATTCTACTCTGTATCcaacttcatcatcatcatgctCTACCTTCTCTGATGACATAGTCATCATCAACAGTAGTGATCATGCAAGAGTAGCCTCCAAGTCATCAACAAAGAGACCTAGAACAAGATGCAATGAACAAAAATTGTCATCCTCATCATATAAGGTAGAGGAGAATTGTTCTATCAATGACAATGGTTCGGTGATTTCAACAAACAGCATATCCGAGTACTTGATGGGAGATCAGATCACCGAGTGGCGTGTGGAAGACCTTCTTGATGTCtcatttgaatttgattgtttCTGTGAGGTTGGAAGTGCACCTTACATGTAG
- the LOC112171956 gene encoding kinesin-like protein KIN-7D, mitochondrial isoform X2 yields the protein MASSSRARSSSPFSYRKPSSPYSSTSSSSSLINGRALIPRSCSSSATSFYNSGSGLGPRSATPSRSRSESMYQGSRSYGGVSPVGFAAEDLMAEIVDAPRSGDSISVTIRFRPLSEREYQRGDEVTWYADGDKIVRNAYNPVTAYAFDKVFGQDTISQEVYEVAAKPVVKAAMEGVNGTVFAYGVTSSGKTHTMHGDQNAPGVIPLAIKDVFSMIQDTPGREFLLRVSYLEIYNEVINDLLDPTGQNLRVREDSQGTYVEGIKEEVVLSPGHALSFIAAGEEHRHVGSNNYNLFSSRSHTIFTLMIESSAHGDEYDGVIFSQLNLIDLAGSESSKTETTGLRRKEGSYINKSLLTLGTVIGKLSEGKASHVPYRDSKLTRLLQSSLSGHGHVSLICTVTPASSSMEETHNTLKFASRAKRVEIYASRNKIIDEKSLIKKYQREISVLKEELDQLRKGMLVGISHEEIITLKQKLEEGQVKMQSRLEEEEEAKAALMSRIQRLTKLILVSSKNTIPGCLSDIPTHQRRYSVGEDDKTEVVRDGSLLVESENQDSPSSASGVPSDLSYDIRHKRSSSRWNEELSPAGSTITESTQAGELISGSKLTTGGMTMTDHIDLLVEQVKMLAGEIALGTSTLKRMVEQSVNDPDSSKVQIENLERDIHEKRRQMRVLEQRINESGEASVSNASLVEMQQTVKRLMTQCDEKGFELEIKSADNRILQEQLQNKCAENLELQEKVNQLERRLASGFSEHGVSEEYVDELRKKIQSQEIENERLKVEHVQFSEENSGLHVQNQKLAEEASYAKELASAAAVELKNLAGEVTKLSLQSAKLEKELLAARELANNSRSSNMHPGNGVNRKYNDGSRPGRKGRLSGRANDMLSEDFESWNLDPDDLRMELQARKQREAALEAALSEKEFVEEEYRKKVEDAKKREEALENDLANMWVLVAKLKKEGGAIPETTTEERHNDAMETNNGFKANDSESNTIPKERQALDVSKPANDEVRTEEPLVLRLKARMQEMKEKELKHQGNGDANSHLCKVCFEAPTAAILLPCRHFCLCKSCSLACSECPICRTKIADRLFAFTS from the exons ATGGCCTCGTCCTCCAGAGCAAGGAGCAGCTCGCCATTCTCGTACCGCAAGCCTTCAAGTCCCTACTCCtcgacctcctcctcctcctcgctgATCAACGGCCGCGCTCTCATTCCGCGCTCCTGCTCCAGCTCAGCGACGTCGTTTTACAACTCCGGAAGTGGACTCGGTCCCCGATCCGCCACGCCCAGCCGCTCCCGCTCCGAATCAATGTACCAAGGCTCGCGGTCCTACGGCGGCGTCTCGCCCGTGGGGTTCGCGGCCGAGGACCTTATGGCCGAGATTGTGGATGCGCCGAGGTCTGGGGATAGCATATCGGTCACGATTCGGTTTCGCCCTCTCAG CGAGAGGGAGTATCAGAGAGGGGATGAGGTCACTTGGTATGCAGATGGTGATAAGATTGTGCGGAATGCGTACAATCCAGTTACAGCCTATGCATTCG ATAAAGTTTTTGGACAGGATACGATTTCGCAAGAGGTGTATGAGGTCGCTGCCAAACCTGTGGTCAAAGCTGCCATGGAAGGTGTCAATG GCACTGTTTTTGCCTATGGTGTGACAAGTAGTGGGAAGACGCACACTATGCAT GGAGATCAAAACGCTCCAGGTGTTATACCATTGGCCATAAAAGATGTATTCAGTATGATCCAAGAT ACCCCAGGAAGAGAGTTTTTACTTCGTGTCTCGTATCTTGAGATCTACAATGAG GTGATAAATGACTTGCTTGACCCAACAGGTCAAAATTTGCGTGTTAGAGAAGATTCACAG GGTACATATGTTGAGGGTATAAAAGAAGAAGTTGTTCTGTCTCCTGGGCATGCACTTTCGTTTATTGCTGCTGGAGAAG AGCACCGTCATGTTGGATCAAACAATTATAATTTGTTCAGTAGTAGAAGTCACACCATATTTACACTG ATGATTGAAAGTAGTGCCCATGGGGATGAATATGATGGAGTGATCTTCTCTCAACTT aaCTTGATTGATCTAGCTGGATCGGAGAGCTCTAAAACTGAAACAACTGGACTAAGAAGAAAGGAAGGATCTTACATTAACAAGAGCCTTTTAACTCTTGGAACT GTAATTGGGAAGCTGAGTGAGGGAAAGGCATCCCATGTTCCATATCGAGATTCTAAGCTCACCCGCCTTTTACAATCTTCGCTAAGTGGGCATGGACATGTTTCG CTCATTTGCACGGTTACTCCTGCATCAAGTAGCATGGAGGAAACCCATAATACATTGAAGTTCGCAAGCAGAGCAAAGCGAGTAGAGATCTACGCATCACGTAATAAG ATTATTGATGAAAAGTCTTTAATTAAGAAGTATCAAAGAGAAATTTCAGTCCTTAAAGAAGAGCTTGATCAGCTAAGGAAGGGTATGCTTGTTGGCATCAGTCATGAGGAAATTATCACTTTAAAGCAGAag TTGGAAGAAGGCCAAGTCAAAATGCAATCAAGattggaggaagaagaggaagcaaAGGCTGCTCTTATGAGTAGAATCCAGAGGCTGACGAAGCTCATTCTTGTTTCATCAAAAAATACCATACCTGGATGTTTGAGTGATATTCCCACCCACCAACGACGTTATTCTGTTGGTGAGGATGAT AAAACGGAAGTAGTGCGAGATGGGTCCTTGCTAGTAGAAAGTGAGAACCAGGACTCACCTTCTTCTGCCTCTGGTGTCCCATCAGATCTGTCTTATGATATTAGACACAAAAGATCTTCCAGCAGGTGGAATGAAGAGCTCTCACCTGCTGGCAGTACAATTACAGAATCAACTCAAGCTGGGGAACTTATCAGTGGTTCGAAACTGACAACA GGAGGGATGACAATGACAGATCATATAGACCTGCTTGTCGAGCAAGTAAAGATGCTTGCTGGAGAGATAGCACTTGGCACCAGCACCTTGAAGCGAATGGTGGAGCAGTCTGTAAATGACCCTGATAGCTCCAAAGTTCAA ATTGAGAACTTGGAACGTGATATCCATGAAAAGAGAAGGCAGATGAGGGTTTTAGAACAGCGCATCAATGAAAGTGGTGAGGCTTCAGTCTCTAATGCATCTTTGGTTGAGATGCAGCAG ACAGTTAAGAGACTGATGACACAGTGCGATGAGAAGGGGTTTGAGTTGGAA ATAAAATCAGCAGACAATCGTATTCTTCAAGAGCAACTGCAAAATAAG TGTGCAGAGAACTTGGAATTGCAAGAAAAAGTGAATCAATTAGAGCGGCGCCTAGCTTCAGGGTTTTCCGAGCACGGTGTGTCTGAAGAGTATGTTGATgaattgagaaagaaaatcCAGTCTCAG GAGATTGAGAATGAAAGACTAAAAGTGGAGCATGTCCAGTTCTCAGAGGAGAATAGTGGGTTACATGTGCAAAATCAGAAACTGGCTGAAGAAGCTTCTTATGCAAAGGAACTGGCATCTGCTGCTGCTGTTGAGTTGAAAAACTTGGCCGGTGAAGTGACAAAACTGTCATTACAGAGTGCTAAACTGGAGAAAGAGTTGTTGGCTGCTCGTGAGCTAGCCAATAATTCTAGAAGTTCTAACATGCATCCTGGTAATGGTGTCAACCGCAAGTACAATGATGGATCAAGACCTGGGAGGAAAGGGAGGCTTTCTGGTCGTGCTAATGATATGCTGTCTGAGGACTTTGAGTCTTGGAATCTTGATCCTGATGATTTAAGGATGGAACTCCAGGCTAGGAAACAGCGAGAGGCAGCTCTTGAGGCTGCTCTGTCTGAAAAGGAATTTGTAGAGGAGGAATACAGGAAAAAGGTTGAAGatgcaaagaaaagagaagaagctCTGGAAAATGACTTGGCAAACATGTGGGTCCTGGTtgcaaaattaaagaaagagggTGGAGCTATCCCTGAGACAACCACAGAAGAAAGACACAATGATGCCATGGAAACCAATAATGGTTTTAAAGCAAATGACAGTGAAAGTAATACTATCCCCAAAGAGAGACAAGCGTTGGATGTTTCAAAACCAGCTAATGATGAAGTTCGCACTGAAGAACCCCTCGTTCTTCGCCTTAAG GCTCGAATGCAAGAGATGAAGGAAAAAGAGCTCAAACACCAGGGAAATGGTGATGCCAATTCCCATCTCTGTAAAGTATGCTTCGAAGCACCAACTGCAGCAATTCTATTGCCTTGCCGACATTTTTGTT TATGTAAATCGTGTTCACTTGCTTGTTCCGAGTGCCCAATTTGTCGTACAAAGATTGCAGATAGGCTTTTTGCATTTACTTCGTGA
- the LOC112171956 gene encoding kinesin-like protein KIN-7D, mitochondrial isoform X1, giving the protein MASSSRARSSSPFSYRKPSSPYSSTSSSSSLINGRALIPRSCSSSATSFYNSGSGLGPRSATPSRSRSESMYQGSRSYGGVSPVGFAAEDLMAEIVDAPRSGDSISVTIRFRPLSEREYQRGDEVTWYADGDKIVRNAYNPVTAYAFDKVFGQDTISQEVYEVAAKPVVKAAMEGVNGTVFAYGVTSSGKTHTMHGDQNAPGVIPLAIKDVFSMIQDTPGREFLLRVSYLEIYNEVINDLLDPTGQNLRVREDSQGTYVEGIKEEVVLSPGHALSFIAAGEEHRHVGSNNYNLFSSRSHTIFTLMIESSAHGDEYDGVIFSQLNLIDLAGSESSKTETTGLRRKEGSYINKSLLTLGTVIGKLSEGKASHVPYRDSKLTRLLQSSLSGHGHVSLICTVTPASSSMEETHNTLKFASRAKRVEIYASRNKQIIDEKSLIKKYQREISVLKEELDQLRKGMLVGISHEEIITLKQKLEEGQVKMQSRLEEEEEAKAALMSRIQRLTKLILVSSKNTIPGCLSDIPTHQRRYSVGEDDKTEVVRDGSLLVESENQDSPSSASGVPSDLSYDIRHKRSSSRWNEELSPAGSTITESTQAGELISGSKLTTGGMTMTDHIDLLVEQVKMLAGEIALGTSTLKRMVEQSVNDPDSSKVQIENLERDIHEKRRQMRVLEQRINESGEASVSNASLVEMQQTVKRLMTQCDEKGFELEIKSADNRILQEQLQNKCAENLELQEKVNQLERRLASGFSEHGVSEEYVDELRKKIQSQEIENERLKVEHVQFSEENSGLHVQNQKLAEEASYAKELASAAAVELKNLAGEVTKLSLQSAKLEKELLAARELANNSRSSNMHPGNGVNRKYNDGSRPGRKGRLSGRANDMLSEDFESWNLDPDDLRMELQARKQREAALEAALSEKEFVEEEYRKKVEDAKKREEALENDLANMWVLVAKLKKEGGAIPETTTEERHNDAMETNNGFKANDSESNTIPKERQALDVSKPANDEVRTEEPLVLRLKARMQEMKEKELKHQGNGDANSHLCKVCFEAPTAAILLPCRHFCLCKSCSLACSECPICRTKIADRLFAFTS; this is encoded by the exons ATGGCCTCGTCCTCCAGAGCAAGGAGCAGCTCGCCATTCTCGTACCGCAAGCCTTCAAGTCCCTACTCCtcgacctcctcctcctcctcgctgATCAACGGCCGCGCTCTCATTCCGCGCTCCTGCTCCAGCTCAGCGACGTCGTTTTACAACTCCGGAAGTGGACTCGGTCCCCGATCCGCCACGCCCAGCCGCTCCCGCTCCGAATCAATGTACCAAGGCTCGCGGTCCTACGGCGGCGTCTCGCCCGTGGGGTTCGCGGCCGAGGACCTTATGGCCGAGATTGTGGATGCGCCGAGGTCTGGGGATAGCATATCGGTCACGATTCGGTTTCGCCCTCTCAG CGAGAGGGAGTATCAGAGAGGGGATGAGGTCACTTGGTATGCAGATGGTGATAAGATTGTGCGGAATGCGTACAATCCAGTTACAGCCTATGCATTCG ATAAAGTTTTTGGACAGGATACGATTTCGCAAGAGGTGTATGAGGTCGCTGCCAAACCTGTGGTCAAAGCTGCCATGGAAGGTGTCAATG GCACTGTTTTTGCCTATGGTGTGACAAGTAGTGGGAAGACGCACACTATGCAT GGAGATCAAAACGCTCCAGGTGTTATACCATTGGCCATAAAAGATGTATTCAGTATGATCCAAGAT ACCCCAGGAAGAGAGTTTTTACTTCGTGTCTCGTATCTTGAGATCTACAATGAG GTGATAAATGACTTGCTTGACCCAACAGGTCAAAATTTGCGTGTTAGAGAAGATTCACAG GGTACATATGTTGAGGGTATAAAAGAAGAAGTTGTTCTGTCTCCTGGGCATGCACTTTCGTTTATTGCTGCTGGAGAAG AGCACCGTCATGTTGGATCAAACAATTATAATTTGTTCAGTAGTAGAAGTCACACCATATTTACACTG ATGATTGAAAGTAGTGCCCATGGGGATGAATATGATGGAGTGATCTTCTCTCAACTT aaCTTGATTGATCTAGCTGGATCGGAGAGCTCTAAAACTGAAACAACTGGACTAAGAAGAAAGGAAGGATCTTACATTAACAAGAGCCTTTTAACTCTTGGAACT GTAATTGGGAAGCTGAGTGAGGGAAAGGCATCCCATGTTCCATATCGAGATTCTAAGCTCACCCGCCTTTTACAATCTTCGCTAAGTGGGCATGGACATGTTTCG CTCATTTGCACGGTTACTCCTGCATCAAGTAGCATGGAGGAAACCCATAATACATTGAAGTTCGCAAGCAGAGCAAAGCGAGTAGAGATCTACGCATCACGTAATAAG CAGATTATTGATGAAAAGTCTTTAATTAAGAAGTATCAAAGAGAAATTTCAGTCCTTAAAGAAGAGCTTGATCAGCTAAGGAAGGGTATGCTTGTTGGCATCAGTCATGAGGAAATTATCACTTTAAAGCAGAag TTGGAAGAAGGCCAAGTCAAAATGCAATCAAGattggaggaagaagaggaagcaaAGGCTGCTCTTATGAGTAGAATCCAGAGGCTGACGAAGCTCATTCTTGTTTCATCAAAAAATACCATACCTGGATGTTTGAGTGATATTCCCACCCACCAACGACGTTATTCTGTTGGTGAGGATGAT AAAACGGAAGTAGTGCGAGATGGGTCCTTGCTAGTAGAAAGTGAGAACCAGGACTCACCTTCTTCTGCCTCTGGTGTCCCATCAGATCTGTCTTATGATATTAGACACAAAAGATCTTCCAGCAGGTGGAATGAAGAGCTCTCACCTGCTGGCAGTACAATTACAGAATCAACTCAAGCTGGGGAACTTATCAGTGGTTCGAAACTGACAACA GGAGGGATGACAATGACAGATCATATAGACCTGCTTGTCGAGCAAGTAAAGATGCTTGCTGGAGAGATAGCACTTGGCACCAGCACCTTGAAGCGAATGGTGGAGCAGTCTGTAAATGACCCTGATAGCTCCAAAGTTCAA ATTGAGAACTTGGAACGTGATATCCATGAAAAGAGAAGGCAGATGAGGGTTTTAGAACAGCGCATCAATGAAAGTGGTGAGGCTTCAGTCTCTAATGCATCTTTGGTTGAGATGCAGCAG ACAGTTAAGAGACTGATGACACAGTGCGATGAGAAGGGGTTTGAGTTGGAA ATAAAATCAGCAGACAATCGTATTCTTCAAGAGCAACTGCAAAATAAG TGTGCAGAGAACTTGGAATTGCAAGAAAAAGTGAATCAATTAGAGCGGCGCCTAGCTTCAGGGTTTTCCGAGCACGGTGTGTCTGAAGAGTATGTTGATgaattgagaaagaaaatcCAGTCTCAG GAGATTGAGAATGAAAGACTAAAAGTGGAGCATGTCCAGTTCTCAGAGGAGAATAGTGGGTTACATGTGCAAAATCAGAAACTGGCTGAAGAAGCTTCTTATGCAAAGGAACTGGCATCTGCTGCTGCTGTTGAGTTGAAAAACTTGGCCGGTGAAGTGACAAAACTGTCATTACAGAGTGCTAAACTGGAGAAAGAGTTGTTGGCTGCTCGTGAGCTAGCCAATAATTCTAGAAGTTCTAACATGCATCCTGGTAATGGTGTCAACCGCAAGTACAATGATGGATCAAGACCTGGGAGGAAAGGGAGGCTTTCTGGTCGTGCTAATGATATGCTGTCTGAGGACTTTGAGTCTTGGAATCTTGATCCTGATGATTTAAGGATGGAACTCCAGGCTAGGAAACAGCGAGAGGCAGCTCTTGAGGCTGCTCTGTCTGAAAAGGAATTTGTAGAGGAGGAATACAGGAAAAAGGTTGAAGatgcaaagaaaagagaagaagctCTGGAAAATGACTTGGCAAACATGTGGGTCCTGGTtgcaaaattaaagaaagagggTGGAGCTATCCCTGAGACAACCACAGAAGAAAGACACAATGATGCCATGGAAACCAATAATGGTTTTAAAGCAAATGACAGTGAAAGTAATACTATCCCCAAAGAGAGACAAGCGTTGGATGTTTCAAAACCAGCTAATGATGAAGTTCGCACTGAAGAACCCCTCGTTCTTCGCCTTAAG GCTCGAATGCAAGAGATGAAGGAAAAAGAGCTCAAACACCAGGGAAATGGTGATGCCAATTCCCATCTCTGTAAAGTATGCTTCGAAGCACCAACTGCAGCAATTCTATTGCCTTGCCGACATTTTTGTT TATGTAAATCGTGTTCACTTGCTTGTTCCGAGTGCCCAATTTGTCGTACAAAGATTGCAGATAGGCTTTTTGCATTTACTTCGTGA